Proteins encoded within one genomic window of Nonomuraea gerenzanensis:
- a CDS encoding SDR family oxidoreductase, translating to MAKLGGKVAVITGATSGLALATAKLFVQEGAHVVITGRRQDRLDAAVAAIGPGVTGVLGDVGQITDAARLAEVVAVEAGRVDVLIASAGVWTWNEHIGDVTEQSFDAVFGVNVRGTFFTVQKLLPLLSDGASIVLIGSGAADKGDPGTTVYAASKAALRSFARTWTTDLKQRGIRVNVLSPAAIDTAAFADLPPGFKEQIASRVPVGRLGDEHEIATAALFLASADSSFVTGIDLPVDGGIGQV from the coding sequence ATGGCGAAGCTCGGCGGGAAGGTCGCGGTGATCACCGGCGCGACCTCTGGGCTGGCACTGGCGACGGCGAAGCTGTTCGTCCAGGAGGGCGCGCACGTGGTCATCACCGGCCGCCGCCAGGACCGGCTGGACGCGGCGGTGGCCGCCATCGGCCCCGGCGTGACCGGCGTGCTCGGCGACGTCGGCCAGATCACCGACGCGGCCCGCCTGGCCGAGGTCGTGGCGGTCGAAGCGGGCCGGGTGGACGTGCTCATCGCCAGCGCCGGCGTCTGGACGTGGAACGAGCACATCGGCGACGTGACCGAGCAGTCGTTCGACGCCGTGTTCGGGGTGAACGTGCGCGGGACGTTCTTCACCGTGCAGAAACTGCTGCCGTTGCTGTCCGACGGCGCCTCGATCGTGCTCATCGGATCGGGGGCCGCGGACAAGGGCGATCCGGGAACGACCGTCTACGCCGCGAGCAAGGCGGCGCTGCGGTCGTTCGCCCGGACCTGGACCACCGACTTGAAGCAGCGCGGAATCCGGGTCAACGTCCTCAGCCCCGCCGCGATCGACACCGCCGCGTTCGCGGACCTCCCGCCGGGGTTCAAGGAGCAGATTGCCTCGCGGGTGCCCGTCGGCCGCCTCGGTGACGAGCACGAGATCGCCACTGCGGCGCTCTTCCTGGCCTCCGCGGACTCGAGCTTCGTCACCGGCATCGACCTGCCCGTCGACGGCGGGATCGGCCAGGTCTGA
- a CDS encoding TetR/AcrR family transcriptional regulator yields the protein MPATGKPLTARRDARRNRERLLECARRAFAGQGAQAALDGIAREAGLVVGTLYRHFPTRLDLLCAVLEPKLRHVIEEVEAVLGLEDPWQAFRGLLEVLCTAQAGDRAFADFLARRFPGDDRTETAHSEICALAQRVLGRAQAAGVVRPDVTGADLFLLLWASSTVAEATRHAAPSLWRRHVHLALDGFRAPDRLDLGEPAWDADRLCRAIATGPAWQP from the coding sequence ATGCCTGCCACGGGGAAGCCGCTGACCGCTCGCCGGGATGCCCGCCGCAACCGCGAGCGGCTGCTCGAGTGCGCCCGGCGCGCGTTCGCCGGGCAGGGCGCGCAGGCCGCCCTCGACGGCATCGCGCGCGAGGCGGGCCTGGTGGTCGGCACCCTCTACCGGCACTTCCCGACGCGCCTGGACCTGCTGTGCGCGGTGCTCGAGCCGAAGCTGCGCCACGTGATCGAGGAGGTGGAGGCCGTGCTCGGCCTGGAGGATCCGTGGCAGGCCTTCCGCGGCCTGCTCGAAGTCCTGTGTACGGCCCAGGCCGGGGACCGGGCGTTCGCCGACTTCCTGGCGCGGCGCTTCCCCGGCGACGACCGCACCGAGACCGCGCACAGCGAGATCTGCGCGCTCGCGCAACGGGTGCTGGGGCGGGCGCAGGCGGCCGGCGTCGTCCGCCCGGACGTCACCGGCGCCGACCTCTTCCTGCTGTTGTGGGCGAGCAGCACGGTAGCCGAGGCCACCCGGCACGCCGCCCCGTCCCTGTGGCGGCGCCACGTTCACCTGGCGCTGGACGGGTTCCGGGCGCCGGACCGGCTCGACCTGGGAGAACCCGCGTGGGACGCGGACCGGCTCTGCCGCGCGATCGCCACCGGGCCGGCATGGCAGCCATGA